GTCTCTGGAGTGCGAGTTTTGATCAGGGTGATAGAATATGCCATTTGTGGTGGTCATTACGGGAATCCCGGGGGTAGGAAAGAGCACAATCACAAAACTGGCCTTGAAAAGGACTCGAGCGAAATTTAGGGTAGTTAACTTTGGGGATATAATGTTCGAGGAAGCAGTCAAGGCGAAGCTAGTTACTCACAGAGACGAAATGAGGAGACTGAGCTTGAAGGTGCAGAGGGAATTGCAGCTTAAAGCCGCTCAGAGAATCCTTGAGATATCTAGAGAAGAACCCGTACTGCTCGATACTCATGCTACAATAAAAACGCCCTTGGGGTATATGCTCGGCTTTCCTAAGGAGGTAATTGAGGTTATAAACCCGAGATTTGTTGTTATAATAGAGGCAACGCCTAGTGAAATACTTGGGAGAAGACTAAGAGATCTGAAAAGAGATAGGGATGTTGAAACTGAGGAACAAATTCAGAGACATCAGGATTTAAATAGGGCTGCCGCAATAAGTTATGCAATGCATTCCAATGCACTTATAAAGATAATTGAAAATCATGAGGATAAAGGTCTGGAAGAGGCCGTTAATGAATTGGTAAAAATACTTGATCTGGCGGTGGAGGAAGATGCTTGAGGGAATATACCTGGCACTTGACAAAGTATTTGGTCCTTTAGTTACCAATGCTCACCCAATGTGGGTAGTAACAATTTCGGGAATTATACTTGGTGCCTTTTTCACATTAGTCAATCACATACTGATAGACCAAGAAAAAATGAAAAAACTACAAAAAATGAGCAGAGAATTTCAGAAGGAGTGGAAAGAGGCTCAAAAAGCAAAAGATGAGAAGAAATTAAGAAAGCTTCAACAAAAGCAGCTGGAACTTTTAAAGCTTCAAAATGAAGTTATGAAAGACTCAATGTTTAAACCAATGCTCTTTACAATGCCGATATTCTTCATATTCTTCGGGTGGATGAGAAGGTGGTATGTTGAAACGGCAATCGTGAAGTCACCGTTCAACTTTTTCCTCTTTGACTGGTTCCACAGGTTTTACCACTCTTCCCTCCAAGCCAACGAGCTGGGCTATATCGGATGGTACATCCTAACATCAATGATTGTCGGGCAGGTTTTAAGAAAGCTCTTGGACTCATATTAGTTAAATTTAAAAATGCTGCACAAAAAAGCTAAGCGGGGTGAGAAATATGAAACCAATGTACAGGTCAAGATCATGGAGAAGAAAGTACGTTAGAACTCCGGGTGGAAGGACTGTAATACACTTTGAAAAGAAGAAGCCAAAAATAGCACACTGTGCAATGTGCGGAAGACCACTAAACGGAATCCCAAGGGGAAGATCAAGTGAGTTAAGAAAGCTCCCCAAGACTAAGAAGAGACCCGAGAGGCCTATGCCACACCTCTGCCCAAGCTGCATGCGCAGAGTCATGAAGGCTCAGGTAAGGGCTGCACTCTAACCTTGGACGAAAGGGATGTACCATGCCTAAGGGATGTCTAGTGATCACAGTGAGCGGATTGGCAGGAAGTGGCACCACAAC
This region of Thermococcus alcaliphilus genomic DNA includes:
- a CDS encoding adenylate kinase, whose amino-acid sequence is MPFVVVITGIPGVGKSTITKLALKRTRAKFRVVNFGDIMFEEAVKAKLVTHRDEMRRLSLKVQRELQLKAAQRILEISREEPVLLDTHATIKTPLGYMLGFPKEVIEVINPRFVVIIEATPSEILGRRLRDLKRDRDVETEEQIQRHQDLNRAAAISYAMHSNALIKIIENHEDKGLEEAVNELVKILDLAVEEDA
- a CDS encoding DUF106 domain-containing protein encodes the protein MLEGIYLALDKVFGPLVTNAHPMWVVTISGIILGAFFTLVNHILIDQEKMKKLQKMSREFQKEWKEAQKAKDEKKLRKLQQKQLELLKLQNEVMKDSMFKPMLFTMPIFFIFFGWMRRWYVETAIVKSPFNFFLFDWFHRFYHSSLQANELGYIGWYILTSMIVGQVLRKLLDSY
- a CDS encoding 50S ribosomal protein L34e — translated: MKPMYRSRSWRRKYVRTPGGRTVIHFEKKKPKIAHCAMCGRPLNGIPRGRSSELRKLPKTKKRPERPMPHLCPSCMRRVMKAQVRAAL